In Hallerella succinigenes, the following are encoded in one genomic region:
- the leuS gene encoding leucine--tRNA ligase, which translates to MAKYDPQQIETKWQSYWDSNKTFKTGTDMSKPKYYCLDMFPYPSGAGLHVGHPEGYTATDIICRYKRNRGFNVLHPMGWDAFGLPAEQYAIQTGTHPAVTTQKNCDNFRRQIKRLGLSYDWDKEINTTDPKYYKWTQWIFTRLYNTWFDEVEQKGRPISELPIPADVQALGASAVRQYRDSKRLAYYADAQVWWCKHCKIVCANEEVLADGSHEKCGKKEVERRNLKQWLMRIPLYAERLLKGLDDLDWPQGVKDMQKNWIGKSQGAEVDFAIADKDGKPTEKHLRVYTTRCDTLFGATYMVIAPEHEMVNELTTAENKETVAAYVHAAALKSDMDRTELAKEKTGVFSGSYAVNPLTGTRIPIWIADYVLTGYGTGAIMAVPAHDTRDFDFAKKFNLPIICIMDPDASCPAETKELVLKGEACWPADGKYIQSSNETLSLNGLSKKEGIKKMIEWLEANKIGKATVNYKIRDWLFSRQRYWGEPFPIIHWEDGEISTVDDKDLPVLLPEVENFKPGDGGQSPLAGATKWLNVVDKNGRKGIRETNTMPQWAGSCWYYLRYIDACNGDAFVAKELEKYWMPVDLYIGGAEHAVLHLLYSRFWHKVLFDLGLVSTDEPFHKLYNQGMILAYAYEDAAGSKVPVDQVENKDGKFFEKGTGKELHQIVAKMSKSLKNVVNPDDVVQKYGADSLRLYEMFMGPLDAVKPWQTQGIEGMFRFLSRAYRAVIGEEDSVTYSDASMPEDLSKVMHQSIIKVTDAIEKLSFNTAISQLMIFNNELTKTQERYREACEIFAQLLQPFAPHLAEEMWEKLGHKECLAYVAWPSADESKAVDSTVEVVFQVNGKLRAKVSMPKDATKDQMIELAKQNERIQTYLTDVAIVKTIAVPGKLVNFVVKPGK; encoded by the coding sequence ATGGCTAAATACGATCCGCAACAGATTGAAACCAAGTGGCAGTCTTACTGGGATTCTAATAAGACTTTTAAAACCGGAACCGATATGTCCAAGCCGAAGTACTACTGCTTGGATATGTTCCCGTATCCTTCGGGCGCGGGCCTTCACGTGGGTCACCCGGAAGGCTATACCGCAACAGATATCATCTGCCGTTATAAGCGTAATCGTGGTTTCAACGTCCTTCATCCGATGGGCTGGGACGCGTTTGGTCTGCCTGCGGAACAGTATGCTATTCAGACCGGTACACATCCGGCGGTGACGACTCAGAAAAACTGCGATAACTTCCGTCGCCAGATTAAGCGCCTTGGACTTTCCTATGACTGGGACAAGGAAATCAACACGACCGATCCGAAGTATTACAAGTGGACGCAGTGGATCTTTACCCGTCTTTACAACACTTGGTTTGATGAGGTAGAACAGAAGGGCCGACCGATTTCGGAACTTCCGATTCCTGCCGATGTTCAGGCTCTCGGAGCAAGCGCCGTCCGCCAGTACCGCGACTCCAAGCGTCTCGCTTACTACGCCGACGCTCAGGTCTGGTGGTGCAAACACTGCAAGATCGTCTGCGCAAACGAAGAAGTCCTTGCGGACGGTTCCCATGAAAAGTGCGGCAAGAAGGAAGTCGAACGCCGGAACCTGAAGCAGTGGCTCATGCGCATACCGCTTTATGCGGAACGCCTGCTCAAGGGCCTCGACGATCTCGATTGGCCGCAAGGCGTGAAGGACATGCAGAAGAATTGGATCGGTAAGAGCCAAGGCGCTGAAGTGGACTTCGCTATTGCTGATAAGGATGGCAAGCCAACCGAAAAGCATCTCCGCGTTTACACGACCCGTTGCGATACGCTCTTTGGCGCGACCTACATGGTAATCGCTCCGGAACACGAAATGGTGAATGAACTCACGACCGCAGAAAACAAGGAAACGGTCGCCGCTTATGTTCACGCCGCCGCTCTCAAGAGCGATATGGACCGCACGGAACTCGCCAAGGAAAAGACAGGCGTATTCTCCGGCTCTTACGCGGTGAACCCGCTCACCGGCACAAGGATCCCTATCTGGATTGCGGACTACGTTCTCACGGGTTATGGCACGGGCGCTATCATGGCGGTCCCGGCTCACGATACGCGTGACTTCGACTTCGCCAAGAAGTTCAATCTTCCGATTATCTGCATCATGGATCCGGACGCTTCTTGCCCGGCAGAAACGAAGGAACTCGTCCTCAAGGGTGAAGCTTGCTGGCCGGCAGATGGCAAGTACATTCAGAGCTCGAACGAAACGCTCTCTTTGAACGGCCTTTCCAAGAAGGAAGGCATCAAGAAGATGATCGAATGGCTCGAAGCGAACAAGATAGGCAAGGCGACTGTCAATTACAAGATTCGTGACTGGCTGTTCAGCCGTCAGCGTTACTGGGGCGAACCGTTCCCGATTATCCACTGGGAAGATGGCGAAATTTCGACCGTGGACGACAAGGATCTTCCGGTGCTCCTTCCGGAAGTCGAAAACTTTAAGCCGGGCGACGGCGGACAGTCTCCGCTTGCAGGTGCGACGAAATGGCTGAACGTGGTCGACAAGAACGGTCGCAAGGGTATCCGTGAAACGAACACGATGCCGCAGTGGGCAGGTTCTTGCTGGTACTATCTCCGCTATATCGATGCGTGCAACGGTGACGCATTTGTGGCGAAAGAACTTGAAAAGTACTGGATGCCGGTAGACCTTTATATCGGCGGTGCAGAACATGCGGTGCTTCACCTGTTGTACAGCCGTTTCTGGCACAAGGTTCTTTTTGACCTTGGACTCGTTTCGACGGATGAACCATTCCACAAGCTCTACAACCAGGGCATGATCCTTGCCTACGCCTACGAAGACGCTGCGGGCTCGAAGGTCCCTGTGGACCAGGTGGAAAACAAGGACGGCAAGTTCTTCGAAAAAGGCACGGGCAAGGAACTTCACCAGATTGTCGCCAAGATGAGTAAGTCTTTGAAGAACGTGGTGAATCCGGATGACGTCGTTCAAAAGTACGGCGCCGATTCCCTCCGCCTTTACGAAATGTTCATGGGCCCTCTCGATGCGGTGAAGCCGTGGCAGACCCAGGGTATTGAAGGCATGTTCCGCTTCCTTTCCCGCGCTTACCGTGCGGTAATCGGCGAAGAAGATTCCGTGACGTATTCGGATGCTTCGATGCCGGAAGATCTTTCGAAGGTGATGCACCAGAGCATCATCAAGGTCACGGACGCTATCGAAAAACTGAGCTTCAACACGGCGATCAGCCAGCTCATGATCTTCAACAACGAACTTACGAAGACTCAGGAACGTTATCGCGAAGCCTGTGAAATTTTTGCACAGCTCCTTCAGCCGTTTGCTCCGCACCTCGCCGAAGAAATGTGGGAAAAGCTCGGTCACAAGGAATGCCTCGCCTACGTCGCATGGCCGTCTGCCGATGAATCCAAGGCTGTGGATTCGACAGTCGAAGTCGTGTTCCAGGTGAACGGCAAGCTTCGCGCCAAGGTTTCGATGCCGAAGGATGCGACCAAGGATCAGATGATCGAACTTGCAAAGCAGAATGAACGAATTCAAACTTACCTCACCGACGTCGCGATCGTGAAGACGATTGCCGTTCCAGGTAAGCTCGTGAACTTTGTTGTTAAACCGGGTAAGTAA
- a CDS encoding M48 family metalloprotease, translating into MSFAEWILISALVVEFVLRVLLEVREVRRMNGKLDRFTFFRILPIVNDVFPAEANFTSDHGGAFVNAHEKAHAELHHGIVRRSLQGGFALLCVLTLGAAGVYLRFNLVELLLLFHLIFAVAKLGFHMICFAEEYEADFVAAKRVQRGVAIRALESLLLKEFPRTSLFAYVYRTHPTAQMRLGRISRTCKKSLR; encoded by the coding sequence ATGTCTTTTGCCGAATGGATCTTGATCTCTGCGCTTGTCGTGGAATTTGTTTTGCGCGTTCTTCTCGAAGTTCGGGAAGTGCGTCGCATGAACGGCAAGCTGGACCGTTTTACGTTTTTCCGAATTTTGCCGATTGTGAATGACGTTTTCCCTGCGGAAGCGAACTTTACAAGTGATCACGGCGGAGCCTTTGTGAATGCGCATGAAAAGGCGCATGCGGAACTCCATCATGGCATTGTGCGCCGTTCGTTGCAGGGCGGATTTGCGTTGCTTTGTGTGCTTACTCTGGGAGCGGCAGGCGTTTATTTGAGATTCAATCTGGTAGAACTGTTGCTGTTGTTCCATTTGATCTTTGCCGTGGCGAAGCTTGGCTTTCACATGATCTGTTTTGCGGAAGAATATGAAGCGGATTTTGTGGCGGCAAAACGCGTGCAGCGGGGTGTCGCCATACGCGCCTTAGAATCCCTTTTGTTAAAGGAATTTCCAAGGACCTCTCTTTTTGCGTATGTGTACAGAACGCATCCGACTGCGCAGATGCGTTTAGGCCGCATTTCTAGAACATGTAAGAAAAGCCTGCGTTGA
- a CDS encoding TrkH family potassium uptake protein — MLLSRYKDIPVDRPVFKKKNSNPMLFLVKGYLAVIALGTILLSCPFSLQKDLSILDAFFTATSAVCVTGLSVIDIGTTFTHAGLWILAALIQIGGLGIMTFSTAILLLSGMKPGFNQQALFKSGFTTEGSIEPKKILSAVLPFTVVLEGLGMTALFTQFDHLPLNERILYSVFHAISAFCNAGFSPLPNSLVSYQFNPVVCLVVILLVLAGGIGFLSMSEIKNLFDFKTRTIQKISLHTKIALSATLIISLIEMFSVLLIEWNGAFDGQSWAEKLLSGAFVALSSRTAGFNTIDPLSLRETSTIIIIIAMFIGASPGSCGGGLKTTTAAVITLLGINRLLGRDKTQAMGRTIPEETVDKALRIFIVYAVLALVGTLTLLFTEYPAGAIGSTHSHFVFVFFEVASALSTCGLSLGLTPELTASGRIFICIFMFVGRMGALFLISAVVKKKDAGTWYAEEDIMVG, encoded by the coding sequence ATGTTACTCTCGCGATACAAGGACATTCCGGTCGACAGACCCGTTTTTAAGAAGAAGAACTCCAACCCGATGCTCTTCCTCGTGAAAGGCTATTTGGCGGTCATCGCCCTCGGAACGATCCTTCTCAGTTGCCCTTTTTCCCTCCAAAAGGATCTTTCGATTCTAGACGCCTTTTTCACGGCGACTTCCGCCGTCTGCGTCACGGGCCTTTCCGTCATCGACATCGGAACGACCTTTACCCATGCGGGCCTCTGGATTCTTGCCGCTCTCATCCAAATCGGCGGTCTCGGCATCATGACTTTTTCTACGGCAATCCTGCTCCTTTCCGGAATGAAACCGGGATTTAACCAGCAGGCTCTCTTTAAATCGGGCTTTACCACCGAAGGTAGCATTGAACCGAAAAAAATTCTCTCCGCCGTCCTCCCATTTACGGTTGTCCTGGAAGGGCTCGGCATGACGGCGCTCTTTACGCAGTTCGACCATTTGCCCTTGAACGAGCGCATTCTTTATTCCGTCTTTCACGCGATCAGCGCCTTCTGCAATGCGGGATTTTCCCCGCTTCCGAACTCGCTCGTGAGTTACCAGTTCAATCCGGTCGTTTGCCTCGTGGTCATTCTTCTTGTGCTCGCAGGCGGCATCGGATTTCTCTCCATGTCCGAAATCAAAAACCTTTTCGACTTTAAAACGCGGACCATCCAAAAGATATCACTCCACACCAAAATCGCCCTCAGCGCAACCCTTATCATTTCCTTGATTGAAATGTTCAGCGTTCTCCTCATCGAATGGAACGGAGCCTTTGACGGGCAAAGCTGGGCAGAAAAGCTGCTTTCGGGCGCATTTGTCGCCCTGTCTTCCCGCACCGCAGGATTCAACACGATCGATCCTTTGAGCCTTCGCGAAACAAGTACGATCATCATCATCATTGCAATGTTCATCGGGGCAAGCCCCGGTAGCTGCGGCGGAGGCTTAAAAACGACGACCGCTGCGGTCATCACCCTTCTCGGCATCAACCGTCTTTTGGGACGCGATAAGACCCAGGCGATGGGCAGAACCATCCCGGAAGAAACGGTGGACAAGGCCCTGCGAATCTTTATCGTTTACGCGGTCCTCGCACTTGTCGGGACGCTCACGCTTCTCTTTACGGAATACCCGGCCGGAGCGATCGGAAGTACCCATTCACACTTTGTATTCGTTTTCTTTGAAGTCGCGAGCGCCCTTTCAACCTGCGGACTTTCCCTTGGTCTCACCCCGGAGCTTACCGCTTCCGGCAGAATCTTTATTTGTATCTTTATGTTCGTAGGCCGTATGGGCGCCCTCTTCCTCATCTCCGCCGTGGTGAAGAAAAAGGATGCGGGAACCTGGTACGCAGAAGAAGACATCATGGTGGGTTAA
- a CDS encoding outer membrane beta-barrel protein, whose product MKKLITGFVFLSLALACPATIFAQSSSTFDYEENTDEDDFENDDVSRTYVDEDGVTHFRSAEQIQEEEFSRDTREEDARRRAESEARLENWTAPVTFGVRASIGLNWLAGGDADTWGWETGFEFSAGGIMSINLSSMLHIVPEVAIAYRMNSYEYTSENITTSGDISAWEIDVPLLVRVDLPEGTEILEDMFIEAGPQLSLNLSSSDSYEFGNYEGEDIITPATLEAGIAIGVGYALSREMAVDLRFYRAFTDFAKKTKIFNNKRSYSTMQINAGFSYMF is encoded by the coding sequence ATGAAAAAGCTGATTACAGGATTCGTTTTCCTGAGCCTTGCGCTCGCATGCCCCGCTACCATTTTTGCGCAGTCCAGCAGCACGTTCGACTACGAAGAAAATACAGACGAAGACGATTTTGAAAACGATGACGTTTCGCGTACATACGTGGATGAGGATGGCGTGACCCATTTCCGTTCTGCCGAACAGATTCAGGAAGAAGAATTTTCCCGTGACACCCGCGAAGAAGACGCCCGGCGCCGTGCCGAATCGGAAGCTCGTCTTGAAAACTGGACGGCTCCGGTCACCTTCGGCGTTCGCGCAAGTATCGGCTTAAACTGGCTCGCTGGCGGTGACGCCGACACCTGGGGCTGGGAGACGGGCTTTGAATTCAGTGCCGGCGGCATTATGTCCATCAACCTTTCGAGCATGCTCCACATCGTCCCGGAAGTGGCAATCGCCTACCGCATGAACTCTTACGAATACACCTCCGAAAACATCACCACGTCAGGTGACATTTCCGCATGGGAAATCGACGTGCCGTTGCTCGTGCGCGTAGACCTTCCGGAAGGCACCGAAATTTTAGAAGACATGTTCATCGAAGCGGGTCCGCAACTCAGTCTCAACCTTTCGAGCAGTGACTCTTATGAATTCGGCAATTACGAAGGCGAAGACATCATCACGCCGGCCACTCTCGAAGCAGGCATCGCCATCGGCGTCGGCTACGCACTTTCCCGTGAAATGGCTGTGGATTTAAGATTCTATCGCGCTTTCACCGACTTCGCTAAAAAGACGAAAATCTTCAACAACAAGCGCAGCTATTCGACAATGCAGATCAACGCAGGCTTTTCTTACATGTTCTAG
- a CDS encoding maltotransferase domain-containing protein, translating to MAEIPSKKDNLVIENIQPSVDAGRFALKREPGDTVKITADIFRHSHEKYDAAIVYKHRSERRWRKVPMHFVDNDMWEGEFVVNSIGYYDYKIIAWTISPEDVPTESPVYELRVDPVYARTGTWYEMWPKSQGNDPTKSATFKDCEARLDYIRDLGFDTVYLVPIHPIGITNRKGANNALHAKVDKNGKPLEPGCPYAVGNKFGGHFDVDPELGTMKDFEHFAKAARSKGLRLALDIALNCSPDHPYAKKHQEWFYHEPDGSIKFAENPPKKYEDIYPFDYYNRNYKALWKEIRDIILFWADKGIEIFRIDNPHTKPFPFWEWLVREVKEKRPELVFLAEAFTRPKMMHRLAKAGFDMSYTYFAWREQKWEFEEYFKELTQSNAKEYMRGILFPTTPDIFPKYLASQGPAQFKQRYFLAGTLSSLTGMYNGYELCENVASPVKEELWDSEKYQYKVHHWDSPVNIHDFVRRVNMAKLNHPALQEYDNLEFHYAENSNLMVYSKKKDDDTILCVANMDMHNPQEGTIALNMSKLGLAEDAFFFVKDLITDESYVWRGSQNFVRLDPNKAPGHLFVVKKL from the coding sequence ATGGCTGAAATCCCTTCGAAAAAAGACAATCTCGTTATCGAAAACATTCAACCTTCCGTGGATGCGGGCCGCTTCGCGTTGAAGCGTGAACCGGGCGACACGGTAAAAATTACGGCGGACATCTTCCGTCATAGCCATGAAAAGTACGATGCGGCGATTGTGTATAAGCACCGCTCGGAACGGCGTTGGCGTAAAGTCCCGATGCATTTTGTCGATAACGACATGTGGGAAGGTGAATTTGTTGTTAATAGCATCGGCTATTACGATTACAAGATCATCGCCTGGACCATTTCCCCGGAAGACGTTCCGACAGAAAGCCCGGTCTACGAACTCCGCGTGGATCCGGTTTACGCCCGCACCGGTACGTGGTACGAAATGTGGCCGAAGAGCCAGGGTAACGATCCGACGAAGAGCGCTACCTTCAAGGATTGCGAAGCTCGCTTGGATTATATCCGCGACCTCGGATTCGATACGGTCTATCTCGTCCCGATTCATCCAATCGGAATCACGAACCGTAAAGGCGCAAACAACGCCCTGCACGCGAAGGTCGACAAGAACGGCAAACCGCTTGAACCGGGCTGCCCGTATGCAGTCGGCAACAAGTTCGGCGGCCACTTCGACGTGGACCCGGAACTCGGCACGATGAAGGACTTCGAACACTTCGCCAAGGCCGCCCGTTCCAAGGGACTTCGCCTCGCTCTCGATATCGCTCTCAACTGTTCCCCGGACCATCCGTATGCGAAGAAGCATCAGGAATGGTTCTACCACGAACCGGACGGATCGATCAAGTTTGCCGAAAACCCGCCGAAGAAGTACGAAGACATTTATCCGTTTGATTACTACAACAGGAATTACAAGGCTCTCTGGAAAGAGATTCGCGACATCATTCTTTTCTGGGCCGACAAGGGAATCGAAATTTTCCGCATCGACAACCCGCATACGAAACCGTTCCCGTTCTGGGAATGGCTCGTGCGCGAAGTCAAGGAAAAGCGCCCGGAACTCGTGTTCCTTGCAGAAGCCTTTACCCGTCCGAAGATGATGCACCGTTTGGCGAAAGCCGGCTTCGATATGAGCTACACGTACTTCGCATGGCGTGAACAGAAGTGGGAATTTGAAGAATACTTCAAGGAACTCACCCAGAGCAATGCCAAAGAATACATGCGCGGCATTCTCTTTCCGACGACTCCGGATATTTTCCCGAAGTACTTGGCAAGTCAGGGCCCGGCACAGTTCAAGCAGCGTTACTTCCTCGCCGGTACGCTTTCGAGCTTGACCGGTATGTACAACGGTTATGAACTATGCGAAAATGTCGCCTCTCCGGTCAAGGAAGAACTTTGGGACAGTGAAAAGTACCAGTACAAGGTGCACCACTGGGATTCCCCGGTGAACATCCACGACTTTGTCCGTCGCGTGAATATGGCAAAGCTCAATCACCCGGCTCTTCAGGAATACGATAACTTGGAATTCCACTATGCGGAAAATTCCAATTTGATGGTGTACTCGAAGAAGAAGGATGACGATACGATTCTTTGCGTAGCGAATATGGACATGCATAATCCGCAGGAAGGCACAATCGCTTTGAATATGTCGAAGCTCGGCCTTGCGGAAGACGCATTCTTCTTTGTGAAGGATTTGATTACGGATGAATCCTATGTTTGGCGCGGTTCGCAGAATTTTGTGCGTCTCGATCCGAATAAGGCTCCGGGCCATCTCTTCGTCGTGAAGAAACTTTAA
- a CDS encoding DUF4954 family protein produces the protein MQRLFKLKKALKASSMNSYAELFQTGRAAAKERALSPQEIETLEKNGNRSSDWSLVTVDMLFTPGRIFSSSFSGRVHLPAFYGTLLMPGDVAAPTGIYSSAIHDCWIENSLIHHASLMSNIWVSQGAVVQNVGSIVANGKSHYQIAAEVCVGNEMGGRPVRIFPDITPELVKMQLFTKTDAETMSAFVSQMNAWREEVLVPYGIVGKNAIVANTNIVRNSWIGEHVRIDGASKIRNTVVLGSLEEPTYIYDGVILENSCVQEGAKLHSTALLKDSVLMRRTKIGNKAIVNSSIICPCVHIDEAEVTHSFVGPLTQMHHHSLLIAAIWPEGHGNLGYGANVGSNHTSRMPDQEIMPGLGMFFGLGSSIKFPANFSESPYTVISTGVTASPQRLKFPFSLILPNNPRVHSVSPSLNELRPGWCYGKNAYAVARNAYKYAIRGKGFVAPEESQVLSDKNAILVVDALRRLQAAQIQEIYTEEDIPGLGSNYLKESSRHLAEIIYKGFLERYMLMKIFLATETDHTLLALNPNDVRKNFPGDLFKELIKDIPLPDTFSDLVKRLRVIEKQWSEAVVHGTDKDFVRGRRIFDDYDESHPIDQAFIDWEKARFEDFVRRSTVLLKELKVEG, from the coding sequence ATGCAACGTCTGTTCAAATTGAAAAAGGCCCTCAAGGCAAGTTCGATGAATTCTTATGCGGAGCTCTTCCAGACAGGTCGTGCCGCTGCCAAAGAACGCGCCCTTTCGCCGCAAGAAATCGAAACCTTGGAAAAAAACGGCAACCGCAGTTCGGACTGGTCTTTGGTGACTGTCGATATGCTTTTCACTCCGGGCCGAATTTTTAGTTCTTCTTTTTCGGGACGGGTTCATTTGCCTGCGTTTTACGGCACACTTTTGATGCCGGGAGATGTCGCTGCTCCGACGGGCATTTATTCGAGTGCCATTCACGATTGCTGGATTGAAAACTCTTTGATTCACCATGCAAGCCTGATGTCGAACATCTGGGTTTCGCAGGGAGCAGTCGTGCAGAATGTGGGCTCGATCGTCGCCAATGGAAAGTCGCATTACCAGATAGCCGCGGAGGTTTGCGTGGGAAATGAAATGGGCGGACGCCCGGTGAGAATTTTCCCCGACATTACCCCGGAACTTGTGAAAATGCAGCTCTTCACCAAGACCGATGCCGAAACGATGAGCGCCTTTGTTTCGCAGATGAACGCTTGGCGCGAAGAAGTTTTGGTGCCGTATGGCATTGTTGGAAAAAACGCCATCGTTGCGAATACGAACATTGTGCGCAATTCCTGGATTGGCGAACATGTGCGCATTGACGGCGCTTCAAAAATTCGCAATACGGTCGTGCTGGGAAGCCTTGAAGAACCGACGTACATTTATGATGGCGTGATTCTTGAAAACAGCTGTGTGCAGGAAGGGGCAAAGCTCCATTCGACGGCTCTTCTCAAAGATTCCGTGCTGATGCGTCGTACCAAAATCGGCAACAAGGCGATTGTGAATTCTTCGATCATCTGCCCGTGCGTCCATATCGATGAAGCGGAAGTCACCCACAGCTTTGTGGGCCCTTTGACCCAGATGCATCACCACTCTTTGCTCATCGCGGCGATTTGGCCGGAAGGTCATGGAAACCTCGGATACGGTGCAAACGTAGGCTCGAACCATACAAGCCGTATGCCCGATCAGGAAATCATGCCGGGCCTTGGAATGTTCTTCGGCCTCGGTTCTAGTATCAAGTTCCCTGCGAACTTTTCGGAATCTCCGTACACGGTCATTTCGACAGGCGTCACCGCTTCGCCGCAGCGCCTCAAATTTCCCTTCAGCTTGATTCTTCCGAACAATCCGCGCGTGCACAGCGTAAGCCCTTCTTTGAACGAACTGCGTCCGGGATGGTGCTACGGAAAGAACGCTTATGCCGTCGCGCGTAACGCTTACAAGTATGCGATTCGCGGAAAGGGGTTTGTGGCGCCTGAAGAATCCCAGGTTTTGAGCGATAAGAATGCGATTCTCGTGGTGGATGCGCTCCGCCGTCTACAGGCTGCGCAAATTCAAGAAATTTATACGGAAGAGGATATTCCAGGGCTCGGCAGTAACTACCTCAAGGAATCTTCCCGTCATTTGGCGGAAATTATTTACAAGGGATTCCTCGAACGTTACATGCTGATGAAGATTTTCCTTGCCACCGAAACGGACCATACGCTTCTTGCGTTGAATCCGAACGACGTTCGCAAGAATTTCCCGGGAGATCTTTTCAAGGAACTCATCAAGGACATTCCGCTGCCGGATACATTCAGCGATTTGGTCAAGCGTCTTCGCGTGATCGAAAAACAGTGGTCGGAAGCGGTTGTCCACGGAACAGATAAGGACTTTGTTCGCGGCCGTCGAATTTTTGACGATTACGACGAATCGCATCCGATTGACCAGGCTTTTATCGACTGGGAAAAGGCGCGTTTTGAAGACTTCGTGCGCCGTTCGACGGTGCTTCTGAAGGAATTGAAGGTCGAAGGCTAA
- a CDS encoding glycosyltransferase family 4 protein — MKVLVVGSVYPRFPEDNEVPWLRKSVATLRDAGVEVEVMAPSYKGLKSHTIDGVPVHRFRYAVKNLEILTHDEGAPTKMAKHPSMQLLAIPYCISGFFKCLWLAKKKKFDVIHAHWPFPHALIVLGACKLFRIPLVLNFHGAELLLIRKKKWIRPIMKFIIGQANAIFANSRFTASKISALRPAKIEWSPYGSPLSSGKVPPHARGERYKILFVGRHIERKGIEYLIQAAKLLDPKKFEVRIVGKGNLTESLKNLAKKIQTENVTFTGPLSPDDLRKEYQESNCFVLPAIVDSKGDTEGLGVVLIEAMQYGLPVVASNVGGIPDVVVDGETGILVPEKNPEALAAAFQKLESDPAYETELLKGAEKRINDCFNWEKIAKKQIAVYEKLIGK, encoded by the coding sequence ATGAAAGTTCTCGTTGTAGGATCAGTCTACCCTCGTTTTCCAGAAGACAATGAAGTTCCCTGGCTTCGCAAGTCCGTCGCCACTCTCCGCGATGCAGGCGTTGAAGTCGAAGTCATGGCTCCGTCCTACAAAGGTTTAAAATCGCACACAATCGACGGTGTACCCGTTCATCGTTTCCGTTACGCCGTCAAAAATCTCGAAATTTTGACGCACGACGAAGGCGCTCCGACCAAGATGGCGAAGCACCCGTCCATGCAGCTGCTTGCGATTCCCTACTGCATCAGCGGATTCTTCAAATGCCTTTGGCTTGCGAAGAAGAAAAAGTTCGACGTGATCCATGCTCACTGGCCGTTTCCCCATGCGCTGATCGTACTTGGAGCCTGCAAGCTGTTCCGCATTCCGCTGGTGTTGAATTTCCACGGCGCAGAACTTTTGCTCATCCGCAAAAAAAAGTGGATCCGCCCGATCATGAAGTTTATCATTGGGCAGGCAAATGCGATTTTTGCGAACAGCCGTTTTACCGCTTCCAAAATTTCGGCACTTCGCCCGGCCAAGATCGAGTGGAGCCCTTATGGATCTCCGCTTTCTTCGGGAAAAGTTCCGCCACATGCACGTGGCGAACGTTACAAGATTCTTTTTGTCGGACGGCACATTGAACGCAAAGGCATTGAATATTTGATCCAGGCGGCAAAACTTTTGGATCCGAAAAAATTTGAAGTCCGCATTGTCGGAAAGGGGAACCTGACGGAATCTTTGAAAAATCTTGCAAAAAAGATTCAAACGGAAAACGTCACCTTTACCGGTCCGCTTTCTCCCGACGATCTGCGCAAGGAATATCAGGAAAGTAACTGCTTTGTACTGCCTGCGATCGTCGATTCCAAAGGCGACACCGAAGGCTTAGGAGTCGTACTGATCGAAGCCATGCAGTATGGGCTTCCGGTCGTCGCATCGAATGTGGGCGGCATCCCGGACGTTGTTGTTGACGGAGAAACGGGCATTCTCGTTCCCGAAAAAAATCCCGAAGCTCTTGCAGCCGCATTCCAAAAGCTCGAAAGCGATCCCGCTTACGAAACCGAACTTTTGAAGGGCGCAGAAAAAAGAATCAACGACTGTTTCAACTGGGAAAAAATCGCGAAAAAACAGATTGCGGTGTACGAGAAGTTGATTGGCAAATAA